The region GCTCTCTTACAGCCTGCATTTTGGGGGTGAGAGACACATTGTCCACATGAAGGTCAAGAAGCATTTGCTGTCCAGACACCTCCCAGTGTTCACCTACAGTGACCAAGGTGCCCTCCTTGAGGACCAGCCTTTTGTCCAGAATGACTGCTACTATCACGGCTATGTGGAGGGGGACCCAGAATCCCTGGTGGCCCTCAGTACCTGTTTTGGTGGTTTTCAAGGATTGTTACAGATAAATGACATTGTTTATGAAATTAAACCCATGATTTTTTCTAGCAAATTTGAACATCTGGTATATAAAATGGACAGTGAGAAGACTCAATTCCCAGCCATGAAATCTGACTTTGTGCAAGAGGAAATTGTACAACAATTTGAGTTTCAAGAGATTAGTAATTCTATACTGAAGCAAAGCTCTTATGACGACGACATCTGGTCCCACCATTACTTTGTTGAAGTAGCACTGGTAGCTGACAACTCTCTCGTTAATGAATATCGAAAAAATGTGACATTATTGCTGGAACATCTATATGTTATGGTAAATATAGTGGATTCCATTTATGAGATACTGGGCATTAAGGTTTTCTTGTTTGGAATAGAAATGTGGACTACAAGAAACCCCATTGAAGTAGATGATGTAAAGAGATCTCTGAAAATTTTTTGCAATTTGAAGGCTGCAAACCTTGTTTACCGCTTGCCACATGATACTGCACATCTTCTTATACATAAGACATTAAGAGGAATGAGTGGCTTAGGCTTTGTTTCAGGACTGTGTAGACCAGCCGAAAGTTGTGCAATTGTTACTTTTACAAGAAAACCCTTGAGCAGTATTGGAATTGCAATGGCTCATCACTTAGGTCATAATTTTGGTATATATCATGATCGACATTTGTGTACATGTGGAAAACATAAATGTCTAATGCATTATGAGAATCCACCAATAACTAAATTTAGCAATTGTAGTTTAGCTCTTTTTTGGGATCATACTATAGTTAGAACAAAATGTTTGCTCCACAATAGACGCAGACTGAGCTTGTTTACCTTGTTACCAGTTTATCCGCGCTGTGGGAATGGTATTGTTGAATATCAGGAGGAGTGTGACTGTGGAACCTTGCAGCAATGTGCAAAAGATCCCTGTTGTCTGTCAAACTGCACTCTGAGCCTTGGGGCTGACTGTGCTTTTGGGCTTTGTTGCAAGGACTGCCAGTTCTTACCATCAGGGGAAGTGTGTAGAAAGGAGGTCAATGAATGTGATCTTCCAGAATGGTGCAATGGAACATCCCATCTGTGTCCAGATGATGTATATGTGGAAGATGGAATTCCCTGTAAGGAAAGGGCTTACTGCTATGAAAAGAGATGTAATGACCGCAATGCACAGTGTATGCAGATTTTTGGCCAACCGGCAAAGAATGCAgatcacaattgctacaaaaaaacaaacactctaGGTGAGCGTTTTGGTCACTGTTATATCACGGAAAACTCTTCATATGCCAAGTGTAATGTCTCAGATATCCTGTGTGGGAGGATTCAGTGTGACAATGTAAGTGAAATTCCCCTGCTAAGAGAACATTCTACTGTGCACTGGACTCAATACAATGGCATCAACTGTTGGGGTACCGACTACCACACTGGGATGACCATACCTGACATAGGTGCAGTGACCGATGGCACAGAGTGTGGTGACGAACACATCTGCATCCATAAGAAGTGTGTCCATATATCTATCTTGGATAGTAGTTGTTCACCCTCATTCTGTCATCAGAGGGGAATCTGCAACAATAAGCATCACTGCCATTGCAACTATCTGTGGGATCCTCCCAACTGCATAATAATAGGCCATGGAGGTAGTATTGACAGTGGCCCACCCCCCAGGAGAAAGAAGCTAAAGAAGATTTACGTGATAATGTTTTCACTTCTTTGgttgttaattttattatgttgtcttttttgtctttgtatGAAGAGAACGCCtaagaaaaaaaagccaagtgTTCAGCCTCAACCTCAAATGAAGAAGGTGGTTGAAACACAAGCAACAAAACCAGTACAAAACATTCCAGTTCAACCAGAGAAACCCCCTCAAAATTATCCAGTTCCACAGAGGCCACCCTCACAACCTGTTCTGACTCAACctgcaaaagaaggacaaaacttTAGCCAACCTAAAATGTCATTGTCCCAAGTCAACAtgggaaacaaaaacaatccataacaaaaaaaaatgtatctaaatGGGTAtccattaaaaatgtaattcctAGAATGTTTCTGcttattcttcattattttaaacaattagaAGGTGTGTTTACCTAAAATgggtttctttatattttctggaaaGGCTGTGGCACATAGATGGTGTACCAATTTTTAAGTTGCTATTTCTCTCTACACAGTCCCTTCCCATTTTGTTCTCTGCTTGTTGGAGCCACATTTCTGTTGTACCAGCACTCTTCCTATAGAGATCTGCAACAGGAAGAATGAGTGGGAATGAGTTTGGAAATCTGTTTGTTTCCTGTAGGTCAATGTTACCTCAACAATGAATTTTATACTGACAGTTATACTTAGGTTCATTatgctttttcttaaattcacTCCAGATCATCCTCATTGTCAGCCAGAGAAATACCAGCACAGCTGTCTGATATGTTACTTTCAGAGTTCTGAGTCTTCTTTCAGCTCTCTACCAACATCCCACACCTTTTGCACCAGCTTAGCAGTACCTACTGTCAGAGTTCTGAGTCTCAGATCCATGGGGCCAGCCCTGCAGTCCTCTAGGTTCATATAACCCTAACCGCTCTTTCCTTTGCTCCTCAGCTCCATGAATTTAATCACCCTCTTACACTTAGTATTTCATGGTTCTCTCTGTGTGGGCTGAACTTGATCCTTAATTTATAGTCAGAATGAACATATCACAGGGAATAATCATTTTTGTTCTAGGGGGGAAAGTACTAACAATTCACATTGTTTTCCCTGCTCTGTAATTTTTAAGTCTCCAAAATCTTCATGCCCTCCACAGCTCTctgatacttttaaaatataaattttaaaaatttatttgacagTGTATAGTtgttgttttcagaaaaaaatcagttatcaGTTAGTGGCACAATGTCTCCCTTGTTTTGTTCTTCAGTAGCTTTTTACCCAGTTCCTGATATTTAATTCCATCCCTCTGACATCACAACGtggtttctcttttctgtctGAACTGGGCCTTGCAGTACTGATGCCAGTATAATGAAAACAGGAAAGAGGAAGCATCAAAAagtgtttatttgtttgagtTTTTCCTTACCACTGTCCTTCACCATCTTGAGACAGTTACTTGAACTTATAGCAAGTTtccaacaaaacaagaaaaggcaGCATGACAATAGCACTTGTCTCTCAATTTCTGGTTTTCTTTGgtataaaatgaagtaaagaaGATAATTCCAATTCCAGATAGGTCTTGGAAGATAAGTGATTTTTCTGAAAACAACAACTATGCAAAGTCAGATAAAgttttgaaatttgtattttaaaagtatcagAGAGTTTTTGAGAACATGAAGAATTTGAAGacttaaaaattactgagaagGGAAAACAATGTGAACTGTTAGtacttttttccccctacaaTGAAAATGATTGTTCCCTAGAATGTGTTAATTCTGACTATAAGTTAAGGATCAagctcagcccacacagagagcCTCTGTTAAAGAAAGAGAAACCTGAAAACCTCTTAGTGTATAGAAAAGACCTAGATTGATGTTAGTCACATAAGGGCCTCAAATTCAAAATGAGTTTTCTCTACACATTTTCCTACACATTTGTTGAGTTCAGTTCCTCTGTGGGAGACTGGTAAGATAAATTGAAAGTTCTAAAGGCAGAGATATCTACAATCTGTGGTACTTAGGAAGCAAAGACCTAAGTACAGAATGGGACTTGTCTCAAAGATATGTAGtcttccatttaaaatgtttgcctGCTTTTGAAGAAGCTTGGAATATATGCTAGAGAATTGAGTTTTCAAGATTTGAGTACCCATATGTAATCACCCATTGCTTTCAGAGCTGAGAAAATTAGAGGCACATGTGTTCTCAGTAGAAAGTCCATTTAGGTACATGCATTTTACTAAAATTACACTGTTTTCTCACCAAACTCAATTTCTAATTGTACTGAAGTTGTCACTCAATCTATCTTTCATGGCAAAGATGGAAATTTCTTAAGTCAAATTGCTTAAGCCTACCCTGAACTGTTATAGTTCTTTACATAGCACATCTACCAAACGATAAAAACTTATTTGACATATCAAGAGAAAAAAGTATGGCcaataataagtaaaaaacaacaacaaatataataaaagagaagctgttacagggtgcagccaagagggggaccccaaatgggcatttgaaatggggttcaggccctggctggcgtagctcagtggattgagcgtgggctgcgaaccaaagtgtcgcaggttcgattcccagccagggcacatacc is a window of Phyllostomus discolor isolate MPI-MPIP mPhyDis1 chromosome 8, mPhyDis1.pri.v3, whole genome shotgun sequence DNA encoding:
- the ADAM29 gene encoding LOW QUALITY PROTEIN: disintegrin and metalloproteinase domain-containing protein 29 (The sequence of the model RefSeq protein was modified relative to this genomic sequence to represent the inferred CDS: substituted 1 base at 1 genomic stop codon) produces the protein MAQEQPCPLTSSEXGARPSVTQPCLPSSLDKCFHNSDYIITVTEALLNTRNMLLLHWLGVFLSFSGHTCAERSQYHSPPEVVIPLKVTDTGFSMKFPGWLSYSLHFGGERHIVHMKVKKHLLSRHLPVFTYSDQGALLEDQPFVQNDCYYHGYVEGDPESLVALSTCFGGFQGLLQINDIVYEIKPMIFSSKFEHLVYKMDSEKTQFPAMKSDFVQEEIVQQFEFQEISNSILKQSSYDDDIWSHHYFVEVALVADNSLVNEYRKNVTLLLEHLYVMVNIVDSIYEILGIKVFLFGIEMWTTRNPIEVDDVKRSLKIFCNLKAANLVYRLPHDTAHLLIHKTLRGMSGLGFVSGLCRPAESCAIVTFTRKPLSSIGIAMAHHLGHNFGIYHDRHLCTCGKHKCLMHYENPPITKFSNCSLALFWDHTIVRTKCLLHNRRRLSLFTLLPVYPRCGNGIVEYQEECDCGTLQQCAKDPCCLSNCTLSLGADCAFGLCCKDCQFLPSGEVCRKEVNECDLPEWCNGTSHLCPDDVYVEDGIPCKERAYCYEKRCNDRNAQCMQIFGQPAKNADHNCYKKTNTLGERFGHCYITENSSYAKCNVSDILCGRIQCDNVSEIPLLREHSTVHWTQYNGINCWGTDYHTGMTIPDIGAVTDGTECGDEHICIHKKCVHISILDSSCSPSFCHQRGICNNKHHCHCNYLWDPPNCIIIGHGGSIDSGPPPRRKKLKKIYVIMFSLLWLLILLCCLFCLCMKRTPKKKKPSVQPQPQMKKVVETQATKPVQNIPVQPEKPPQNYPVPQRPPSQPVLTQPAKEGQNFSQPKMSLSQVNMGNKNNP